aagccatccggaatgccaagagagaatatgatGAATAATCAATACCTTAATTAATAGTCACGCAGgaaccacatagaatcatagaatttacagttcagaaggaggccattcggcccatcgagtctgcaccagctcttggaaagagtatcctacttcaccccacgccgccaccctatccccgtaacccagtaaccccagctaacctttttggacactaaggggcaatttaccatggccaatccacctaaccggcacatctttggactgtgggaggcacccggaggagaacgtgcagactccgcacggacaatgacccaagccggaatcgaatctgggaccctggagctgtgaagcaactgtgctaaccactgtgctaccgtgctgcccccaacatGACTGCAAGCTCTCTACAGTCAATCAATAAAGTGGGTATTGTGTGGCATGGTGGATTCGGATTGGTGGCATTGGAGGAATGCCAATTAGTTAACAGGTAGAAGACATGTACCATAGTAAGGATTAATAAAAAAACAAaaatcactgcctgacctgctgagttttttctgcATCAGATCAATGAGTTTTCATCAGAACGGAAAGAAAATAGATATGTAAGAGATTTAAGcaaggggaaggggacaggaaatgCTACGGAGAAGGTCTGTTATAGGATGGAGGCCGGGGGACTTAATAGCAAAAGATTTCATAATCCAAACGAGGATGGTAATGGGTATAGTTAACAAAAAAACACAGGTTGTGACCAAATGAGGCGTCAATGACTACAGAAGAAACATCTGAACACGACAAGTCTAGTCCTAAGATCATAACCCCTGCCTTCATCTTGTTCTATgtgttcataaaatcatagaatttatagtgcagaaggaggccattcggcccattgagtctgcactggcccttggaaagagcaccctactttagcccacacctccaccctatccccgtaaccccacctatttcTTCTCTCCTATTTTGTGTTGCTGGTTGGTTTtgtcttgtttctttctttatgCCTTCACGTTTCATTCAGATGTTTTTTTATGTAGCCATTTGGACACACTGTTTGCTTTTTTATTCCTTCTCTGTCGGTACCTGCACCAAGAGAGCATTAGCACCCATGGACTTCGAGGACAGGGTTCTCCAGACTTGACCGTGGCGGGACCTGTTGTGAGTGAGGATGGAAAATTTagcattccagccaaaactccattaacGTTTGGCAGCACCGGAAAATCCCAACCGCGAACAAGGATGGAAGATTCGGGCTCCAGTGTTGGTCCTTGCTTGTGCTtgacaaagtactgcagtggtgtgCTGTTACCTACTGGAGGTTCTGATTGACCAGGAGACTCTCATGCTTTTACCGTGGGCAGTTTTGGAAGAATTTGCAGGTTAATAGTCAACCTGTTTGATCACGTTATGGAGCAccaggtttttccagcattttttgtttttatttcagatttccagtgtccACAGTATTATGCCACAGTATTAATCAGAAGAATATTCACAGTGGAATATCATGCAGAGGTCATACTCGGTGACCATAGTTCTACCCCATTCCAAAAACACTCCTACCCGCCCATCCTCAAAGTCCTCGGCTAGTCCCCAGCTACACACTCCTGTGTAATTCCATTGAAGAGGAACCAGTCTTGGACTCGAGAAGAGCCTGTGTCAACTGGACTGAGGAGCAGTGGCTGGAACCAGACTCTGGGCTCCCTGGGAACATAGGACTTTGAAACAGGAGAAgggctgcagaaggaggccattctgccatctagtctgcacggccctttcaaagagcaccctactgaagcccacgtatccaccctatccccttagcccaataacccccacttaacattttctggacactaggaacaatttggcatagccaatccacctaacccgcacgtctttggactgagggaggaaaccggagcacccggaggaaacccacccagacacggggagaacgtgcagactccgcacagacagtgacccaggccgggaatcgaacctgggatcctggagctgtgaagcaactgtgctaaccactatgcttttgacaaagagtcagtggactcgaaacattagctattttctctccctacagattctgccagagctgctgagattttccagcattttctctttcgtttcagattccagcatctgcagtaatttgcttttaaccacgatgctaccgtgctgcattaggGCGGGCCTCTGAATTGTCACCACAATAAATGGGgaagtcccccctcccctcccctcccctcccgactCTTTCCGGCGGTGTCCCTTTAaacaggtcagagagagagaagggggaggggggcacgtgaCTGGGCGCCCGCACCTGGCCGGAGCCTGTGAGTCAGCGCGCGCCGTCTCGCCGGGTGACGTACGCGTTTCGTGCGTGGGCGGTGTTGACGTCGACGCTCTCTGTGCGGCGGTGACGTCAACAGCCGGGGCTGCCCGCGGGGAGAGAAAGCCGCCGAGGAGGAGACAGTCCGCCAGCCAGCCGAGTcagtcagacacactgtcacagagCCGGGGCCCCGGCCATTGTACAAGAGACTTGCGGGTGAAGAGGGGATACCGCCGATCACCGAGAGCGGGAgaagcgcctgtgtgtgtgtgtgtgtgtgtgtgaggaggaggaggagaggccgCTCGAGTGTTGACAGGTCCCCGGAcaagcccccccccctcgctcggCCTGTCAACGAACCCCGGCCGCCGGGACCCTCATTGATTGATGAGTGACATGTTCTCCAGACGGACAGAGGGGGGGAATTAAATTGGGAGCGGCCCCGGGATCTgtcagcacctcccctcccccacgtctCCATTTGAAGCTTCTGTGGAAGAGACTCGCCGCCGCGGTTATCAGCAGCCCCGGGCtgaccccggggcggggggggagggagcggagggaAAAATCGTCGTCTCGTGTGAGGCGAGTTCAGCGGCGGCTCTTGTTCCtttcccttcctctctctcactctcttcacccCCCCAAAGTCAGCAAGCAACCCCCCTCAATGACAACCTCCCCCTGAGGCCCCATCAGACGTGCCCTCGGATGGAAAACGCACCGACATTTCAGTCGTGAGGAGGACATTTGAATTGAAACGGGCAGGAAGGTTTGCCCTGGGGTTTGGCACATCCCACGTGAAAACGGTGGTTTGGATCCAAAGTGCTCTCTCTGGTTAGAAAGGTGTACTTCCTCCCCATCTGGCCAATGATCAAATCAGTGCTGAGAAATTTCAAATAAGGAGAGGCTGGCTCGACACCTGCTGAGCAGACAAGTGTGCGCGTCTGTGTGGTTCTTCGTACTCGGCTGAATATTGGCAGTGGAATGGGACTGCACAACTCGGCGCTGTGTACATGGCATTAATTCGGTAAAGAAGTACAAATGTGGAGGCAATCAAAACTTGCCTTTTGCCTTGAGTAGCTTTGGTGATACAGACCCTTGTTGGCAGCATTCTACTCTTTGTCAATGCTATGTGACCAGAATGTGTTGAAATGCGCGAGAAAGACCATTCTGTGCTGATTTTCTTTTTAGTAATTTAATCTAAAAattgtgtttgggaaaaaaaaaatcatctgGCAGTTTTCCCAGCAACGATGGCAAATGTACAAGGAGCTTTGAGAGTGGTGGATGCAGGAAGCTTGGGTGAAGTAATGGTGAAAAAAGAGCCAATATGTGATGGAGTGGGAGAAAGAAGCATTGCAGCAAAGGATTTTGATAGAATTACAAATATATTCAAaaccccaggagtaaaacaggaacgtgGGCATGGACTTGGACTGGAGGAGACAGCACACATAGACATGGGTGTGTCCAAAGCTTGCCTGCTGTCAGGAGTTCGCCCATTGGATCTTAACCCTGCCCTCAAACACACATTGGCACAGTTTCACTTGAGCAGTCAGAGCTCACTGGGTGGGCCAGCAGCATTCTCAGCCCGTTGTACCCAAGAATGTCTGTCACCAGGAGGACTTGTACCCATGGCATCACCCCCCGTGCTCCCAGGACCACTGTTTATCCCCTCAGACAGTTCAACTGATCTCTCTCATACTTTACTGGAGGGAGAGACCATCTCATGCTTCATGGTTGGTGGGGAGAAGAGGCTGTGTTTGCCACAGGTCCTAAATTCAGTGCTTCGTGATTTTTCTCTTCAACAGATCAATACTGTCTGTGATGAATTGTATATTTACTGCTCAAGATGTACAGCAGAACAGCTACAAATTCTCAAGGTCCTGGGCATCTTGCCTTTCAATGCTCCCTCTTGTGGACTTATAACCCAAACTGATGCTCAGAGGTTATGTAATGCCCTGGTTCACCCAGGCATCCTGCCTCCAGATGTCAACAAACTCCCTGGCAAAGCATACCTTTCCCAGTTACAGAGCACTGGTTCCAGCTTTGAGGTGGAGCATTGGTGTCTTGGGAAATGCCAAGGTCTGTTCGTGCCGCAGTTCTACAATCATCCTGATGCTGCCTGTATTCAGTGCCTGGACTGCCACATGATGTTTTCTCCCCAGAAGTTTGTGCTGCACTCGCACAGGTCTCCAGACAAGAGAACCTGCCACTGGGGCTTTGATTCCGCCAAATGGCGCTGCTATATGCACCTGAGCCGTAAATATGCAGAAACCTCTGATGAAAAGTTCCTGCAGCAATATCTGGAAGAAATGAAAGCGAGATTCAACATCAATAACCAGCGAAAACGAATGCATGCAAAGGTAAGTTCCAAAATTGACTTGAAGGCTATCTTTGTCAATGATAGAAGTTCCAATGAGCAAATATTTTCTGGTCAATGTTTATCTCTCAACCAAATCACTGAACAGGTGATCTGACACGAATCTCCTCACTTTGTGGTAGTTTCCTCCATTTTAAATGAAATACTACATTGGCTGTCAAGTGCTTTGGGATGGCTTGACCCTGTGAAGCGAGGCTGAAGCGAGGCTGTAGCAATGTAAATTGTTTCCTTTTTCTTAAGATAACATAAATCTGCACTGTGTGAACTGAGTAGTTTGACACTTATTTTCACTTCAGATAGAGTTCAAATTCAGCCCAGGTTGATGGAACAAAATGTGCTGCCTAAATGTGGCTGTAAGTGGAAAGAGCTTGGATACTCCTACACCAGTTTGGTGAGCTGAGCTTTGAAACAAAACTCACCCTAATTTGTCACTGATTGACAATCTCATTCAGGCCATCTGATTACTGGTTTGGAAACTGGGAGACAAAATGTCACACTGCAGGTGCCCATTGATGTTGGGGCTGAGGTATGTTGGGGTGGTGCAGAGTGATACAAAAACAAGATATTACCAATGCTGGGGAATGGATTTTGGAGTAAATTTTAGGCCTGCGTTGGTGCTTGGATAAGATGCATGGTGCCACTTGGATGGTGAAACATTGATTGTATAATGTAATCTTGATCACTGGtgccagaatgaaatgaaatgaaaattgcttattgtcacaagtaggcttcaatgaagttactgtgaaaagcccctagtcgccacattccggcacctgttcggggaggctggtacgggaattgaaccgtgctgctggcctgccctggtctgctttaaaagccagctatttagcccagtgtgctaaacgagtGTGATTTTATTGTCTATTTTTCTCATTAAATCATAACGTATAAAAAAGAAAAATTACTGATGTGGACTGAGTTTCATCTTTGTGGCAATTATTTCTGCTGTTAAACTGTGTAGTTAATCATGTGGACAAGAAATGGTTGTTTCATTATTGCCAACCTGTATAAGGAGCTTTGATTTAAGTAACCTGTTTAATGTCCTTGTTGTGTAAGAGGTACTTGGTTCTGGCTCGGCAAAACATGGACTTCAGCAGTGATCCTGGTTTTGGTGAATTTTTTTTGGCCAAGTTTCCCAAAGATAGATTTGGCCAGAGATAATTGGGGGAATGGATTTGGCATTGAGAAGTGGAGAGAATGTTTAGATTGTGATGGCTGGCTCCATAAACGTCTGAACTGGGCTAACTTTGACAGCATTATAGGTGTTATGCTGCATTTGCCATGTTACGCTTGAGCTCTGCCTATGAAAGCCTGAATATGTCAGCTGTTTTTGAAACCAGTAGCTGCTAGCTAAAATGTTAGGACTAGGTACaaagataatctttattattgtcacaagtaggcttacattaacattgcaatgaagttactgtgaaaatcccccatctAGGCAATATAGACAATTGTACACGCCCTTAGAGTTGTTCGACTGAAGATTGCTTATAAAAAAACCTTGTTTTACAAACATTTCCATCTGCAAAGTGGAAAATGTTGTTTTGGCCTTGAGTGACCTTTGCCTTCCAGGTCAGTCCTGCTCACTGAAGTCAAACTGCTGACTCAAGCCTTTATGTTTGGGATTTGTTCTGAGAGGGATTATTTGATTCTGTTCAGGCTTTGTATTCCACTGTAAGCATTTGAATAATATTTGGCGCACTGGTATTACAAATCCTGAACAATGTGATTGTGACACTTTTCTTTCAGCATTGTCTATTTGTCAGGGCAAACCTATGGCTACCAGCTGGTACAATCTAAAAGCAGTAATAAGGAGAGCCAATTTTTGCCAGGCTTTCCCAACTGCTGCTGTACCATGTGCTTTCAGTAAATGCACTGTTTCAGGTGCAGTGCAGTCCTTTTTGATCTGATGTCATTATATCAACATGCTGGCACACGCAATGGTTTAGTGTGATGTTTTTTGGCCATGCATTGCCGCACAAGTGCTGCTATCATGGCGGGAGTACTTGGTGCAAGGACAGTCACAACCAGTGTGTGCACCCTCTGAATACGAGGATTTATTTTTTAGCAGTTGTATTGAGAATGATATGCATGAGCCACTCTGCTGTGACCTGATTAACAATGTAAAAACAGCATAGGACCTATGCGCCTGACAGTACAGCtgccagtgg
This window of the Scyliorhinus torazame isolate Kashiwa2021f chromosome 14, sScyTor2.1, whole genome shotgun sequence genome carries:
- the LOC140389558 gene encoding ski-like protein isoform X1, with the translated sequence MANVQGALRVVDAGSLGEVMVKKEPICDGVGERSIAAKDFDRITNIFKTPGVKQERGHGLGLEETAHIDMGVSKACLLSGVRPLDLNPALKHTLAQFHLSSQSSLGGPAAFSARCTQECLSPGGLVPMASPPVLPGPLFIPSDSSTDLSHTLLEGETISCFMVGGEKRLCLPQVLNSVLRDFSLQQINTVCDELYIYCSRCTAEQLQILKVLGILPFNAPSCGLITQTDAQRLCNALVHPGILPPDVNKLPGKAYLSQLQSTGSSFEVEHWCLGKCQGLFVPQFYNHPDAACIQCLDCHMMFSPQKFVLHSHRSPDKRTCHWGFDSAKWRCYMHLSRKYAETSDEKFLQQYLEEMKARFNINNQRKRMHAKQYGPEEHQLKKTRVERTDLQDELLEKSFDRKAESQHTLKFQHWYPVIKQEMDHLTPQHASVIHPSCLLYMYDKVIAPNVSLAPPLQRCRDGTKPVNKESVMSTSAALEEEVKHQRDNVNKKLISCFALSPEEEGNNIPSTDSYNLCYRTSEASAEHIEEYIKSEHASDKNKQAITMEMNNNTTSTDREFGNSPLRIGMSTEEENEKIVEQIMKTYCKQQEKLNSTIQQKKHLQMEVELLQVTKRMKLKELTEEKLGLQQELNSLQSEHAQRMNAVCDEQAEIEWRLEQLKQGCFCDHTTERSQEAEYTAQLSELRQRLDRAEADRRELQEELRCEREAREKLEAMVKELKLQILETSGNKAGTEVNLVAD
- the LOC140389558 gene encoding ski-like protein isoform X2, with the protein product MANVQGALRVVDAGSLGEVMVKKEPICDGVGERSIAAKDFDRITNIFKTPGVKQERGHGLGLEETAHIDMGVSKACLLSGVRPLDLNPALKHTLAQFHLSSQSSLGGPAAFSARCTQECLSPGGLVPMASPPVLPGPLFIPSDSSTDLSHTLLEGETISCFMVGGEKRLCLPQVLNSVLRDFSLQQINTVCDELYIYCSRCTAEQLQILKVLGILPFNAPSCGLITQTDAQRLCNALVHPGILPPDVNKLPGKAYLSQLQSTGSSFEVEHWCLGKCQGLFVPQFYNHPDAACIQCLDCHMMFSPQKFVLHSHRSPDKRTCHWGFDSAKWRCYMHLSRKYAETSDEKFLQQYLEEMKARFNINNQRKRMHAKYGPEEHQLKKTRVERTDLQDELLEKSFDRKAESQHTLKFQHWYPVIKQEMDHLTPQHASVIHPSCLLYMYDKVIAPNVSLAPPLQRCRDGTKPVNKESVMSTSAALEEEVKHQRDNVNKKLISCFALSPEEEGNNIPSTDSYNLCYRTSEASAEHIEEYIKSEHASDKNKQAITMEMNNNTTSTDREFGNSPLRIGMSTEEENEKIVEQIMKTYCKQQEKLNSTIQQKKHLQMEVELLQVTKRMKLKELTEEKLGLQQELNSLQSEHAQRMNAVCDEQAEIEWRLEQLKQGCFCDHTTERSQEAEYTAQLSELRQRLDRAEADRRELQEELRCEREAREKLEAMVKELKLQILETSGNKAGTEVNLVAD